The Cellulomonas flavigena DSM 20109 DNA segment CTGGTACGTGTGGGCGACCCTGGGACTCTTCCCCGTCGCGGGGCAGAACCTGTACCTGCTCAACGCGCCCGCGTGGCGCGAGGCACGCATCGACGTGGGCGGCCGGCCGTTCACGATGGAGACGACCGGATTCGTCGAGCCCGAGCCCGGCGGCCCGGTCCAGCACGTGCAGTCGGTCCACCTCGACGGCGTCCCGCTCGACCGCCCGTTCCTCACCGGCGGCGAGCTGCACTCCGGGGGCCGGCTGCTCATCGGTCTCGGCCCGGAGCCGTCCGGGTGGGGCACCCAGCACCGACCACCCAGCGCCCCCGCGCCGCACGTCGACGTCCCGCTCCCCCGCCTCGCCCGACCCTGACGGGGCTGGATCGACGTCTCGCCACCAGGGGGAGGGGCGCCGACCCGCCGGAGCCCCCGCAACCCGTGGCGCGAGCGGTCGACCCAGCCCCACCCACCCCGCGACACGTCGAACCAGCCCCACCCCACCCGTCCCCCCGCGACACGTCGAACCAGCCCCACCCCTCTCCCCGCGAGAGGTCGAACCAGCCCCGAGAGGACGACGCCGTGAACGCTCCTGCCGCGAGCCCCGACCGCCGCCTGGTCATCGTCGTGCGCGCCGATCCGGTGATCTGCGGTCACTCGGGCGAAGCCCGTAACCTCGCCGAGGCGGCGCTGCAGCGGGGTTTCGACGAGGTCCGCATCGTCACGTGGCCCGTCGACCGGCTGCAGGAGGCCGGCCTGCCGCTCAAGCCGTTGGACGGCGTGCTGCCGTACTCCCCGGGGATCGTCGTGGAGCGGCCCGAGCCCGTCGGCGACTACAAGGTCCCCGACGGCCGCTACCTGGCGGGGCTCACGGGCCGGCTCGTCGAGCTGTTCACCGACGGCGTCCCCACCGTCGCGATGTCGCTGTACCTGTCGCCGCACGCCACGGCGGTGGCCGACGCGGTCGCGGTCGCGCGCCGCACGGGCCTGCCCGTCGACGTGGTCACCGTGGCCGAGGCCGTCGGGTCGGACGTCACCAACGTCGTGCGGGCGTGCGTGCAGGAGGACCGGTTCGGCGCCGCGGCGCACGTGCTCGCGCAGTACCTCGCCCACGACGTCGTGCTCGCCGTGTCGCAGTACACGCGCGACCTGGTCGTCACCGAGGCCGCCGCGATCGACGCGCGCTACGGCACGCGGTTCGCCGAGGAGTGCGCCGCCCGCGTCGCGGTGTCCTACCCCGCGATCGACGTCGCCACGTACCTGGCGCGCGACGAGGACGCGACCGACCGCGCGCTCGCGGCCCGCGGCCTGACGCGCGACGGGTACGTGCTGTTCCTGTCGCGCCTCGCGCACGCCAAGGGCGTCGACGACCTCATCGACGGCTACGCGCGCTCCGGCGCACCGGCCGCCGGGCGCCGCCTCGTCATCGCGGGCAACGGGCCGCAGGCCGACGAGCTGCACGCGCACGCCGCCGCGACGGGCCTGGGCGACCTCATCACCTTCCTGCACGACGTGCCGGACGACGAGAAGGCTCACCTCATGGCAGGCTGCACCGCGTTCGTGCTGCCGTCCAAGCCGCGCCCGGAGTTCGTCGAGACGTTCGGCATCGCGCTGGTCGAGAAGATGCTCTCCGGCGGCGGGCCGGTCATCACGACCGTCACCGGCGGCATCGGCGAGGCCGTCGGCGACACGGCGCTCATCGTGCCCGTCGACGCCCCGGACGCGATCGCCGGCGCGATCGACCAGGTGCTCGCGATGGACCGCGCGGAGCGGGCGGCCTGGTCCGAGCGTGCGCGCGAGTACGCACTGCGCTTCGACCGGGGCGTCGTGCTCGACCGGATCCTGGAGCAGGTGACGGCCGCGACGTGGGCGGCGGTGCCGGCCTGACACCGGGCGGGACCGGGCTGCGGGTGCCGTCCGGCGTCAGGCCGGCACGGCGTCCGCGATCGCCCCGGCCGGAGCCGAGGATCCGGCCGCCGGCGTCGTGGGTGGCTGCGACCCGGTTGACGGCGATCTGCGTGACGCCGGCCAGCGCGAGCGCGAGCAGGGACAGGGCTCACTGTGCGCGCTGCACGCCGTGAGATCGAGCGCACCGGGACGATCCGGTCCTCGACCGAACCACTTCCTCGCCATTCGTCCATCTTCGGGGCCCGCGTGCCGATTCCGAGGACGACGTCGACCGCCCGCGCGGGCCCGTCGCAGTTCACGCTCGTGTTCACCGACATCACGCTCACCACGGTCGAGCCGCCCACGTGGCACGACGTCGACGGGACCGCCGACGACACGTTCACGCTCCCGGAGGTCGACGGCGTGGTCTGGACGCGCGACGGCGACGTCCTGGCACCCGGCACGCACCCCGGCAGCGGCACGGTCACGCTGGTCGCGACCGCGGCACCCGGTCACGAGCTGACGGGCAGCACGACGCACGCGTTCACGTTCACCGACCTCGAGCACGTGACACCGCCCGCGCCCACCGCGACGGACAACCCCGGCACGGCGCTCGACGTGGTCACGGTCCCCGCCGCCACCGGCGTGACGTACATGCTCGACGGCACGCCGCTCGCGGCGGGCGACTCGGCGGCCCGTCGTGCGTCGCCGGCTACCGCGGGACGGTGAACGTCCACCCGTCGGACCGCAGCCGCGGGATCACCCGCCGCACCGCCTCGACGGTGCGGCTGCGGTCGCCGCCGCCGTCGGGCAGCAGCACGATCCCGCCGGGCGCGATGCCACCCAGTCGCTCGACGAGGACGTCGGCGGGCGGTGCGGGGTCTCCGTGCGCTCGGGCGTCCCCGCCGCGGGGCGTCGCCTGGTGATCGCCGAGCCCGCGACCTCTCAGCGGATCAAGCGGACACGCGGCTCGGCGGCCCATGCCCGGTCTGCGGTGAGGACCGTCGCGTCGAGGCGGTCGCCCAGCGCGAGGCAGAAGCGGTCGCCCAGGGACAGCCCGTCCCCGCGCACCCACCTGCTCGCCGCGCGCTCGGCGTCGGTCGTGGTCGCGTCGTGCACGGTGAGTCCGTAGCTGGACAGGAGCGCTGCGGCGACGGACCAGTCCCCGCCGGCCGCGCGGACCTTCTGTGCGGCCTCGGACCAGTTCACCGCGGAGCAGACCGCACCGTCGGTCAGTGCCTGCTCCGCGACGTCGGCGCCGGTCTCCCCACCCAGGTAAGCGAGGATCGCGGAGGCGTCGAGGACCGTGGTCACGCGGCATCCTCGCGGTCGGCGGCGGCGCGGCGTTCGGCGAGCAGGTTCGCGACGAGGTCCGCCCCTGCCAGCTGGCCGCGCACGTGGTCGCGCGCCTGCTCGCGCGTCATGACCACCAGGCCCCCGGGGGTCTCGAGGAGGATCAGCGGGACGCCCGCGTCCAGGCCGGCATGGGCGCGCACCTCGGCGGGGACGACGAGGCGACCCCGATCTCCCATCGTGACGGCATATGTCCCACTCATAGGGCAAGAATACCACTCCATACATGGTTGTGGGATATGCGTGACCCCGGCTCCCGAGCGCTACGGCGCACCCCGCGCCCGCCCCCGGTCAGGGCGGGCACGTCCGGCGTCACGCGTGCCGCAGCGCGGCACCGGCCAGGAGCGGCCCGTGGCCGCCGACGACCAGGTCCCATCGCCTGTCTCCTCGACTCCGCCCGACGGCCCCCGTGCGCAGGAGCACGTCGGCCACCGTGCCGGGAATGCGGGACGGCGAATCTCGGGTCGCTGTCCGGTCCCGCACGCGCGCCAACCGCGGGTGAGGCATCCGTTGTGGAATGCCTGGGCGCATCACGGCCCCGCCATGCCAGGATTCCCGCGGTCCCGCGTGAGAGACGAGCCGACCGGCTCGACCCCGAGGCCACACCCCGGAGGTCTGCCGTGCTGTCGCGCCGTCGTGCCGTCGTCGTCCCGTCCCTCGTCGCGCTGCTGTGCGCGCTCCCCGCGTGCAGCTCCTCGCCGGCGGAGACCGCCCCGAGCCCGTCGGCGTCCAGGTCCGCCACGGCGAGCCCGGCGCCCGAGGCCGACGGCGGTCCGGTGCTCACCAAGGACGACCTCGTCGCCACGATCATCGCGGCGTACCAGGAGGCGGGAAGCTACGACTTCACGCTCGTCATGGGCGAGGACGGGGCGCTGGGCGACGTCGCGGGCTCGATGCACCTCGGCGACGTGCCGTCGTACGACATGGCGATGACGATGATGGGCCTGGAGATGCGGATGCGCGCCGTCGACGGCCTGGGATACGTGAGCCTCGGCGAGCTCAGCGGCGGCAAGTTCCTCGCCGTCGACCCCACCGACCCGACCGACCCGTTCGCGGAGGCGTTCGCCGACTCGATGGACCAGGCCGACCCGTCCATGGGGCTGAAGGAGCACGAGGCCGCGATCGTCAGCGTGACCCCGGTCGGCGAGGCCACGGAGGTCGACGGCGTGCCGGTGCGGACGTACGAGGTCGTGATCGACCCGCGCCAGATGCCCGAGCGGATGGCCGAGCTCGAGAGCAACCTGCCGGAGGGCGCCGAGGTCCCCGCGACCCTCACGTACACCTACGACATCGACGCCGACGGCCACGTGCGGGAGGTGTCGTACGAGATCCTCGGGATCGAGGGCGTCATGACGACGTCGAACTGGGGTGCCGCGGCGCCCGTCGTCGCGCCCGGGCCCGACGAGATCACGACGCGCGAGGCGCTCGGCGGCTGATCCCGGCACCCGCCCTGCACGCCGACGCCGCCCGGTTCGTCCCTGGTCAGTCGCACGTCGAGGACCAAGGGCTCACCGGGCGCCGGTGATCCGGGGGTAAAGAGGAGGTCCGGGTGGCTGCGCATGCCGAGCGCCTCGAGGCGCTTCGCGGCCCGGGCTGGAGGTCGTCATGTCGGGCAGGCTCGAAGGCAAGCGAGCACTGGTCACGGGTGCCGGGTCCGGGATCGGGAAGGCGATCGCACGCAAGTTCGTCGCCGAGGGTGCGCGCGTGGTGCTCGCGGACGTGAACGAGGACGCGGTGACGGCGCTGGCCGCCGAGCTCGGTGAGCGCGCGAGCGCGCTGCAGCTCGACGTCACCGACGACGCGGCCGTCGACGGGCTCGCGGACGTGCTGCGCGAGCGGCTCGGCGGGCTGGACGTGCTGGCGAACAACGCCGGCACCAACGGGCCGCCGGCGCGCAGCCACGAGTACCCGATGGACGGGTTCGACATGGTCTGGCGCGTCAACGTGCGCGGCGCGTTCCGCATCCAGCAGGTCGGGCTCACGCTCATGCTCGAGGGCGGCGGCGGGTCGATCGTCACGACGTCGTCCATCGGCGCCGAGCGTGCGACGCCCGCGGCGTCGGCGTACATCATCAGCAAGGGCGCGCTGCGCTCGATGGTGCAGACCGCCGCGCTGGAGTACGCGCAGGAGAACATCCGCGTCAATGCGATCGGCCCCGGGATCACGCGGACCCCGTGGATCGACCGCCTCGACCCCGACCTCGTCGCCCAGCTCGCGGCGCAGGTTCCGCAGGGTCGCATCGGGGAACCCGCCGAGATGGCGAACGTCGCCGCGTTCCTCGCGTCCGACGAGGCCTCGCACGTCTCCGGGCAGCTCTGGCTGATCGACGGCGCCCGCTCGGCAGGGTGACGGCGGTCCGACGTCGCCACGACGCCGGACGGACGACGACCGCGGCGCCTCCCCCGAGGCGGCGCCGCGGTCGTCACCGCCACGCCCCACCGGTCCGGGAGGCCGCTCGGACCGCCCCCAGCACCGCCCGCTCCTCGGCGGCGGTCAGCCCCGAGCGCCGGGGCCGGTCGATGCCGCGCGCGACCTCGTCGGCCAGCGCCCGGGCGGTCGTCTCGCGCAGCGGCCGCAGGGTGCCGCCCGCAGCGCGGTACGCCGACCCGTCGCGCTGCGCGAAGCCCGCGTCGGCGACGGGGATCCACAGCGGGAGGGAGCGCGGACCGGCCCAGTGGCGCACGTCGTGCGCGAGCAGCGTGGCGTCGTCGACGGCGACGGTCTCGACGTCCACGGCCGTGACGTCCTGCACGAGCGCGAGGAAGTCCGCCCAGGTGACAGGCGTACCGACGGCGTTCACCGCACCCGTCACGCCGGCGCGCCCGGCCGCGACCAGCCACGCCGCGAGGTCGTCGACGTCGATGACCTGCACGAACCGGCCCTCCGGTGCCGGGACGAGCACGCGCCCGCCACGGTGCAGACGAGCCGGCCAGTAGCCGAACCGGTCGGAGGGGTCACCGGGCCCGACGATCAGCCCCGGCCGCGCGACGAGCACGCGGTCCCCGAGGCGCGCGGCGGTGGCCCGCTCGGCCGCGACCTTCGCGTCCGGGTACGCGGTGAGGTCGCGGGGCTCGACGAGCTCCGCCGACTCGTCGGCGCCCGGGACGTCGTGGCGCGCGTACACCGACACCGTCGACACGAGCGTCCAGTGCTGCGCCCGGTCCGCGAGCGCGTCGAGCGCGCCGGCGACGAGCGCGGGCTCGGAGGTGATCTCGACGACCTCGTCCCAGTCGCCCGTCAGCGCGTCGTACGCGCCGGGCGCGGTCCGGTCGGCGCGCACGAGGCGGGCGCCGTCGGGCACGTCGCCGGACTCCCCCCGCGCGAGGCACACGACCTGCGCACCGTCCGCGAGCGCAGCCCGCGCCACCGCGGACCCCAGCCACCCCGTCCCGCCGAGCACCAGCACGCGTCGCACCGTCCCAGTGAACACGACCGGGGTGCCGGGCACGGGGTGGGTGCCCGGGACGTGGTCACGTCTCGCGCGCCGGGCTGGGGACGTGGTCGCACCGGTGACCACGACGGGCGCTCCGGCCTGTGACCACGACGGGCGCGCCCGCTGGGTCCCCGCGCCGGGTCAGCGGGCGCGCGCGAGCTCGTCCAGGGCCGCGAGCGGGTCCGGCCCCGCCGGGAACAGCACGCACGTCGTCGCCCCCGCGGCCCCGCGGGCCGCCACCCCTGCGCGGACGCCCTCGGGGGTGCCGGCGAGCGCGAGCTCGCGCACCCACGCGTCGGGCAGGGCGGCGGCGAACTCGTCGGGCGAGGCGGACCGGGCCCGCAGCGCGGCGAGGTCCGCGGCGAACGGCAGCGGCGCGACGTGCGGCGCCCAGTCGGGCTCGCCGATCCACGCGAGGCCGGACCGGGCGCGGGCGAGTGCCGCGGCCTCGTCGTCGTCGACGGACCCGACGTCGTAGGTCACGACGCGGGCACCGGGCGCCGCCACCAGCGCGACCGACTCGCGCACGTACGGCGGCGCGCAGGGCTCGGCGAGAACGACGCCGTCGGCCACGCGCCCGGCGGCGGCGAGCGACCGCGGGCCGCGCACGCCCAGCACCACGTCGGGGACGACCTCGGGGAGGGACGACGGGTCGAGTGCGGCGCCGTCGAGCGGGACGGGCGCGTCGGGGTGCGTCGTCACGGTCGCGCCGCGCAGGAGGTCCCGCAGCGCGCGCGTGTACGCCTCGAGGTACGTCAGGGGGCGTGCGGGCCACGACCCGGCGGACCGCATCCAGCCCGGCATGCCGTGCCCGACGCCGAACGTCACGCGCCCCGGGAACAGCCGCGCGAGCGTCGCGGCGTCCATCGCGGCGAACACGACGCTGCGCGCGGCGGCCGGGACGATCCCGATGCCGACGTGGATGCGCTCGGTGGCCGCGAGCACGGCGGCGGCCTGGGCGGCACCGCCCCGGAAGCCGAGGTCCTCGACGACCCACAGCTCGTCGAACCCGAGCTCGTCGGCGCGGCGGGCGAACGGCAGGACGTGCGCGGCCGGCAGGTCGCGCGGCAGGAGCACCCCGAGGGACGGCGTCGTCATGGACCCATCCTCGCGGCCCGGGGGTCGGGACGGGGACCGCGTGACCTGGTCGTTCCGTCACGCACGACGCGGGCGCGGCAGGTCAGGTCGGGACGGTGAACGTCCAGCCGGCCGCGCGCAGCGCCGGGACCACGCGCCGCACCGCCTCGACCGTCGCGCTGCGGTCGCCGCCGCCGTCGTGCAGCAGGACGACGCCCCCGGGCTCGACGGCGCCGAGCCGCTCGACCAGCACGTCCGCCGGTGGCGCCGGGTCCCAGTCCTCGACCGCGAGCTGCCACTCGAGAGAGCGCATGCCGAGCGACGCGGCGACGTCGACCGTGCGGCCCCAGCGCCCGTACGGTGCGCGGAAGAACGGCACGGGCACGCCGGGGACGACCGCGTGGATCGCGTCGAGGGTGCGCTGCAGGTCGGCACGCACCGCGGCGGCCGGGAGCTCCGCGAGGTCGTCGTGCTGCCACGAGTGGTTGGCGAGCACGTGCCCGTCGTCGACGACGCGCCGCACGAGGTCCGGGTGCTGCTCGACCTGCACGCCGACCAGGCAGAACACCGCCCGCACGCCCTCGCGCGCCAGCAGGTCGAGCAGCGCGACGGTGTCGGGCGGGTTCGGGCCGTCGTCGAACGTGAGCGCGACGGTGGGGGCGGCGGGGGCGGTGGCGACGTACCGGATGACGTCGGGTGCGCTCGGGTCCACGCCCGCATCCTGCACCTTCGGGCGGTGGTGGTCGACCGCCCTCGGTCCCACGTCGTGAGACGGCCGCCGATCGAGACCGGGCTCAGGTCACCGAACGGCGCGGTTGCGCCACCTGAGCCCGGTCTCGGGGGGCACGCGTCCCGGAGGGTGAGACCGGGCGACGGGGGCCTGGACGACGGGGTCGGACGACGAGGTCAGGGTGCGACGGCCGCGTCGGTGAGGACCGCCTCCTCGCCGTCCGGGCCCGTCGCGTGCACCGTGAACGACGCGTCGGCCACGTCGAACGTCAGGACCGCGCGCTCGTCGCCCGCCGTCCACGCGAGACAGCCGCGCGTGCCGTCGAGGTCCCACTCGAACGCGCCGCCGAACGCCGCGTGCGACGCCCGCAGCCGCAGTGCCGCGAGCTGCGCCCGCACCACGGGCCGCGCCAGGGCGTCGGCCACCTCGCCGTCCGTGTAGTGGTGCCGGTTGACGTCGCGTCCCACACCCGTGGCGGCCAGCAGCTCCATGTCGTTGGACCCCGCGAGCAGGCCCACGTAGTAGACCTGCGGGATCCCGGGGACGAAGAGCTGCAGCAGCCGCGCGAGCAGGTAGCGGCGGTCGTCGCGCGCGAGCGCGTCGTAGAACGTGCAGTTGACCTGGTAGAGGTCGAGGTTCGACGCGGCCGCGCCGGTGGCCTGGCGCGACGTGCCGCCGGAGTTCTCGTGCATCGTCTCGACGAGCGCGTCGATCTTCTCCGGCGCCAGCAGGCCGGGCTCGCCGGGGCGCAGGTCGGACGGGCCCACGTCGACGATGCCGATGCCGTCGTGCGTGTCGAGCACGGTCACGGCGTTGGCCGGCCGGATCGCCAGCCACCCGGCGAGCGGCTCGAGGTCGGCCGCGGTGAGCGCGTGCAGCACGAGCGGCGGCAGCGCGAAGTCGTAGACGAG contains these protein-coding regions:
- a CDS encoding glycosyltransferase; this encodes MNAPAASPDRRLVIVVRADPVICGHSGEARNLAEAALQRGFDEVRIVTWPVDRLQEAGLPLKPLDGVLPYSPGIVVERPEPVGDYKVPDGRYLAGLTGRLVELFTDGVPTVAMSLYLSPHATAVADAVAVARRTGLPVDVVTVAEAVGSDVTNVVRACVQEDRFGAAAHVLAQYLAHDVVLAVSQYTRDLVVTEAAAIDARYGTRFAEECAARVAVSYPAIDVATYLARDEDATDRALAARGLTRDGYVLFLSRLAHAKGVDDLIDGYARSGAPAAGRRLVIAGNGPQADELHAHAAATGLGDLITFLHDVPDDEKAHLMAGCTAFVLPSKPRPEFVETFGIALVEKMLSGGGPVITTVTGGIGEAVGDTALIVPVDAPDAIAGAIDQVLAMDRAERAAWSERAREYALRFDRGVVLDRILEQVTAATWAAVPA
- a CDS encoding type II toxin-antitoxin system VapC family toxin, with product MTTVLDASAILAYLGGETGADVAEQALTDGAVCSAVNWSEAAQKVRAAGGDWSVAAALLSSYGLTVHDATTTDAERAASRWVRGDGLSLGDRFCLALGDRLDATVLTADRAWAAEPRVRLIR
- a CDS encoding AbrB/MazE/SpoVT family DNA-binding domain-containing protein, giving the protein MGDRGRLVVPAEVRAHAGLDAGVPLILLETPGGLVVMTREQARDHVRGQLAGADLVANLLAERRAAADREDAA
- a CDS encoding SDR family NAD(P)-dependent oxidoreductase; this encodes MSGRLEGKRALVTGAGSGIGKAIARKFVAEGARVVLADVNEDAVTALAAELGERASALQLDVTDDAAVDGLADVLRERLGGLDVLANNAGTNGPPARSHEYPMDGFDMVWRVNVRGAFRIQQVGLTLMLEGGGGSIVTTSSIGAERATPAASAYIISKGALRSMVQTAALEYAQENIRVNAIGPGITRTPWIDRLDPDLVAQLAAQVPQGRIGEPAEMANVAAFLASDEASHVSGQLWLIDGARSAG
- a CDS encoding NAD-dependent epimerase/dehydratase family protein, translated to MRRVLVLGGTGWLGSAVARAALADGAQVVCLARGESGDVPDGARLVRADRTAPGAYDALTGDWDEVVEITSEPALVAGALDALADRAQHWTLVSTVSVYARHDVPGADESAELVEPRDLTAYPDAKVAAERATAARLGDRVLVARPGLIVGPGDPSDRFGYWPARLHRGGRVLVPAPEGRFVQVIDVDDLAAWLVAAGRAGVTGAVNAVGTPVTWADFLALVQDVTAVDVETVAVDDATLLAHDVRHWAGPRSLPLWIPVADAGFAQRDGSAYRAAGGTLRPLRETTARALADEVARGIDRPRRSGLTAAEERAVLGAVRAASRTGGAWR
- a CDS encoding LLM class flavin-dependent oxidoreductase, encoding MTTPSLGVLLPRDLPAAHVLPFARRADELGFDELWVVEDLGFRGGAAQAAAVLAATERIHVGIGIVPAAARSVVFAAMDAATLARLFPGRVTFGVGHGMPGWMRSAGSWPARPLTYLEAYTRALRDLLRGATVTTHPDAPVPLDGAALDPSSLPEVVPDVVLGVRGPRSLAAAGRVADGVVLAEPCAPPYVRESVALVAAPGARVVTYDVGSVDDDEAAALARARSGLAWIGEPDWAPHVAPLPFAADLAALRARSASPDEFAAALPDAWVRELALAGTPEGVRAGVAARGAAGATTCVLFPAGPDPLAALDELARAR
- a CDS encoding polysaccharide deacetylase family protein — protein: MDPSAPDVIRYVATAPAAPTVALTFDDGPNPPDTVALLDLLAREGVRAVFCLVGVQVEQHPDLVRRVVDDGHVLANHSWQHDDLAELPAAAVRADLQRTLDAIHAVVPGVPVPFFRAPYGRWGRTVDVAASLGMRSLEWQLAVEDWDPAPPADVLVERLGAVEPGGVVLLHDGGGDRSATVEAVRRVVPALRAAGWTFTVPT